One window from the genome of Epinephelus fuscoguttatus linkage group LG3, E.fuscoguttatus.final_Chr_v1 encodes:
- the s1pr5b gene encoding sphingosine 1-phosphate receptor 5b yields MEASSSAHAGTPFSTPILPTSPTTSSPGYLQFFWEYQDISVLVEHYNYTGKLQKDRYREGLKPEGIAFLVVCLLIVLENAVVLIAIWRNKKFHLPMYYLLGNLTLSDLLAGITYMANIIMSGPNTLKLTPLLWFLREGGVFITLAASIISLLAIAIERHVTMVTMRPYHGAKKGRMLALIGASWALAGFLGVLPILGWNCIHRLDQCSTVLPLYSKSYILFCVSVFSAVLLAIVVLYVRVFRIVRTNTQRQRLGLSGSMRKGLARKSQKYIALLKTVTIVVGVFIACWLPLFVLLLLDFFCPTRSCRLLYKADYFLGVAMVNSLLNPIIYTLTSKDMRRAILRLLCRPCLMTRDGQVKKIGMPFLECSFSKTEVVSQKLEGGPETTISSGNVITPSPIKALYPKLFKS; encoded by the coding sequence ATGGAGGCTTCAAGTTCTGCTCATGCAGGGACTCCCTTCTCTACACCCATACTCCCCACCTCCCCCACAACCTCCTCTCCAGGCTACTTGCAGTTTTTCTGGGAGTACCAGGACATTTCTGTCCTTGTGGAGCATTACAACTACACCGGCAAGCTGCAGAAAGACCGCTACCGTGAAGGACTCAAACCTGAAGGCATTGCGTTCCTGGTGGTGTGTCTTCTCATCGTCCTGGAGAATGCTGTGGTTCTCATCGCCATATGGAGGAACAAGAAGTTCCATCTGCCCATGTATTACCTGCTGGGCAACCTGACTCTATCCGATCTGCTGGCTGGGATTACATACATGGCCAACATCATCATGTCCGGACCTAATACTTTGAAACTGACTCCGTTGCTATGGTTCCTCAGGGAGGGAGGGGTCTTCATCACTCTGGCAGCCTCTATAATTAGTTTGCTGGCCATTGCAATTGAACGCCATGTTACTATGGTGACTATGAGGCCATACCATGGGGCAAAGAAGGGACGGATGTTGGCACTGATTGGTGCAAGCTGGGCCCTGGCAGGGTTTCTGGGGGTCCTCCCAATTTTGGGGTGGAACTGCATCCACAGACTGGACCAATGTTCAACAGTCCTCCCACTTTATTCCAAGAGCTACATTCTCTTCTGCGTGTCTGTGTTTAGCGCAGTGCTCCTGGCCATCGTCGTCCTTTATGTCAGAGTGTTTCGAATTGTCCGCACCAACACGCAGCGTCAGCGGCTGGGCCTGTCGGGCAGCATGAGGAAAGGCTTAGCAAGGAAGTCGCAGAAGTACATCGCCCTCCTCAAGACGGTCACCATCGTGGTAGGCGTCTTCATTGCCTGTTGGCTGCCCCTCTTCGTACTCCTCCTCCTGGATTTTTTCTGCCCTACCCGCAGTTGTCGCCTGCTCTACAAGGCCGATTACTTCCTGGGAGTAGCTATGGTCAACTCACTCCTCAACCCCATCATCTACACTCTGACCAGTAAGGACATGAGGAGAGCCATTCTCAGGCTGCTCTGTCGGCCTTGTCTGATGACCAGAGATGGCCAGGTGAAGAAGATTGGGATGCCATTCCTGGAGTGCAGTTTCAGTAAAACTGAGGTGGTATCCCAGAAGCTAGAGGGGGGACCAGAGACGACGATTTCCTCTGGAAACGTTATCACCCCGTCTCCTATTAAGGCCCTTTACCCTAAACTCTTCAAGTCATAA